Sequence from the Paenibacillus tundrae genome:
AGCGAGCAAGACGCCTCCAACCAGCCCGAGCACAATAGAACCACCCAGAACAATCAATGTTATATGCAAATATCGTAGCAGTTCCGGGACAAAATCCAGAACCAATGATAGATCGAATGCTTTTCCCATTACCGCCTGCACACCCTTCTCAGACTACTCTTCAACTGTATAGTCAGCGCCCAGCCACTCTGTGCTCAGTTTAGCTAATGTTCCATCTTCCTTGATTGATTTGAGCGCTTCATCCACTTTGGCTTTGAGCTCTTCTTCATCCTTGTTCAAGATAAAGTAAACTTTGGAGTTGGACAGCGGATCTCCTACCGTCTTCAATTGAGCATCCACCGATTTATTCTGATAATCAATGGCAAACTGTGTGCTGATCGTTGCATCTACCCGTCCTGTCTTGATCTGAGTAATGGTATCCTCACCTGCTCCAGAATAGACAATATCAATAGGACTGCCATTTGCAGCGTTCCATTTCTCAGCTAGTACAGCCGCATTACTTGTGGCACCAACAATCAGTTTTTTACCTTTGAGGTCATCGATCGATTTAACTTCCTCATTCTTCTGGCTTACCACAATTTTATTAGGAAAAATATTATAGGCTTCGTCATTAAATAAGAACTTCGCTTGTCTCTCTTCATTGACTTCCATCTGATGAGCGATGAGGTCGATTTTTTTCGTTTCTAAGCTAAGCAGTAGGTTCTTGAAATCCATCGTGCTGAATTCGAATTCATACTCTGGTAAACGTTTATCAATCTCTCGGATTAGCTCCACATCGTAGCCTGTTAATTTACCGTTCTCATCAATGAAGCAGACGTTAGGGAACTGCGTGCCTGTTCCAACAATGATCTTCTTCACCTTGCTGTCGCCTGCTGCAGAAGCAGATTCGGACTCATTACCAGCAGTTCCTGTGCTGCATCCAGCCAATACCGCAAGCATCGTAATGAACAGCAGTGCTGTCCGGAATTTCTGAATCCCCCGTTTTTTAACCATTCCCAATCTCCTCCACAGGCTGTTATCACAGCTAATTTGATATGTGCTTCCATTTCCCAACTCATCTTAACTAACCATTCTTACTTGTATAGTCGGAATTGAGTTGAACAAAGAATATCATCGAGAGTCCTCATCAGGCAATAACCAGGTTAATAGGACATCCTGATAACGTTATAGAACTTCTCTATGTTCGATTCCCCCCTTGTCTGTTCAATAGAAAAAAGCCATTCTTCCCTTGAACTAACATGGGAGAATAGCTTCTATCTTATCTTCATCTCTCTGATCTAAAACATTCTAATCTGGTCTCTATCCAAACTCCAACGAAGACTTTGATTCATACTGCTTATCTATGTTCTACGGCTTGCCCACTTAATCTTGCGTGCCACTTCTACACGTTGCACTTGAAGTAAACCGATACGTGCCTCAAACTTCTCACGTTCGTCCTTGGAGTGTGCAGCATGCAATTGGTTACATAGCCCTGTTAACTTGCTGTTAATATGATCCAGCCTTGTCCAAAGCTCTTCTTCAGGTGATCGTTGTTGTTGCTGCTCCCCCGCCGGCTGAAATACTTTGAGCTGGTGGATCAGGGACTGCTGCCACTCTTGATCCTGAATTTGGATGGCAAAATGCAAAAGATCCAGATAGTCGTCAATTTGCAACGATACGCCGCAATCAGGTTTCGTATTCATTCGTCGTCTCTCCTTATTTCAGTGCTGGGCTGGAATCAGTTACTTCTATTTTACAGGAACAAGCACTTGAAAAGCGAGACCTTTACGATAAATATTTTTGTTGATTATCCAAAATGACCAATAGAACCATAATAAATTTCCCCCTAGCATTTCATTGGATCAACCTAAGTTTGATTCCAATGTTTCTAGGGGGTTCAATTGCATGACAACGTTCTTACAGGATAAACTTTTTCACTTTTCCTTCTAGCTCTGCTGCAATCTTGGCAATATTTTGGGCTGAAGCTGTAATTTCCTCCATAGATGCTAATTGCTACGAATATCATATAAAAGCTTTCAATTGGCTTATAGATAGAATGGATTAGAGTACGCTACTCCCGGAAACCGTTCCATGATAAAATGACACCTAATCTATAATGTGTACTTACCGGGTTGGAATAGTTGTCATTCAATCATGAAGGGAAGGTTACCGATGACAGAACATTATCGCCTAGCCACACTGGAAGACGCTGAATCGTTGCTTGCCGTTACTTTGGATGCATACGAGACGATTCGTGCGCTAAACATTCCGTTTCCTGCAGGACATGCCACATTGGAGGTTATTCAGAATAACGTAACTCAGCATGAGTGTTATCTACTTGAGGAAGATGGGCAGATCATTGCTACCGTAACCTTGGATCGAGGACAAGATGCGCGGCGGCAGGCGATCAGCTCCTATCCTTTTATTCGGTGGTTCGCTGTGAGTCCTAACCATAAAGGCAAAGGGTATGGTTCGAGGTTGCTTGACTGGGTTGAACAGCAGGTGATTCTGACCAAACTGGATGAACCTGCCCTTTTCTTGGCAACAGCGACTCGGCATCCTTGGCTGGCTCCCATGTATGAACGTAAAGGCTACACTCCGTTCCATACCCAAGTGGTGCAGACTGCTGATGCTTCAGAAGAAATTGTGTTTATGATCAAAATATTAGACCCGGAACGTTATCATGCCCAGTCTGTACAAACGGGTTAGCGCCAAGGTTCTATTCTCATAATCTAATATCCGTATACGGATCTAACCCAAAAACCCGCTTGAAGGAAACCTTTCCTTCAGCGGGTTTGTTTACTTTCATCCTGTTGTGTCGTGAATCAATCATTACTGCTTCGCGATTGTCTTGTCAGGAACAGCATCATAAATGAGATCACGACAATGGTACATGTCCACGCCCATGCCATCGTCTGATTCCCGGAATCCACAGCAACATAGATTGCCGTAGGCACCGTTTGCGTTTTGCCTGGAATATTACCTGCAATCATCAATGTAGCGCCGAATTCACCGAGAGCTCGAGCAAACCCCAATATAAATGCGGTCATCAATGCTCTACCAGCCAGCGGCAGGGAAATGTACCAGAATACTTGCCACTCATTCGCACCAATGGATCGACCAGCTGCTTCGAGATCCCGATCAATACCGGAAAATCCAGATTTCATCGTTTGGTAGACCAGCGGGAAAACGACCACAACAGCAGCTATAACGGCAGCCCACCAAGAGAAGATCACTGGCGCAGAGAAGATGGCTTCAATCCATTGACCAAGTAGACTTTTACGTCCTAACAGCACAAGTAATAGGAACCCAACGACGGTTGGAGGTAACACAAGCGGAAGCATGAAGAACGTTTCCAGAAATATTTTGCCCCGGAACGAAGCACGTGACATCTTCCAGGCTACAGCAATTCCAAGCACGGCAGCAATGACACTGGATAGAAGAGCGACCTGAAGCGATAGTCGAACCGGCGACCAAAATACCGACCAGTCTATGGCGTTCACATTCATTCCGGAATGGAGAACCCGTATTTAGCGAACACGTCCAGTACCTCAGGCGACTGCAAATACGTATAGAATTGTTCCGCTTCTGTCCGGTGCTTCGTGCCTTCAATGATTCCTACTGGATAATTGGCTGGTGTGTAGCTATTTTTGTCTACTTCAAACGCAATCTTCACCTGATCAGAGGTCAATGCATCTGTTTTATATACAAATCCAGCATCTGCATTCCCCGTCTCAACGTACTGTAATACTTGTCTTACATCCTTGCCCTGTACGAGCTTGCTCTCCAGCTGATCCCACAGCTTCGCATTGGTCAATGCTTCCTTGGCATATGTGCCCGCAGGTACACTTTCTGGAATGCCGATCGCAATGGTTTTAATTGTATCTGAGGTAAGATCCTTCTCACTGCTCACTTCATCCGCACGATCAGCAGTGACAACCGCCACTAAGGAGTTTTGGAGTAAATTTTGCTGATCTGCTTCAGCAATCAAATTCTCTTCCACGAGAGCATTTAAGTTTTTACTTGCAGCGGAGACAAAAATATCAGATGGTGCTCCTTGCTCGATCTGTTGCTGTAATGCACCCGAGGCACCGAAGTTAAAATTCAGTTTAATGTTGGGGTTAGCCGCTTCAAAGCTTGTCTCAATTTCTTTCATCGCATCCGTCAGACTGGCAGCAGCCGAGATGGTTAACTCCACCGTTTCCTGCGGATCCACATTCTCTGTTGGACTGTTCTCCCCTGGTGCTGCAGTAGACGCCGCGGCTCCCGTTCCCGAGGATGCATCTGGAGAGCCTGTGTTCGCTCCACATCCGCTCAATACAAGAGCTAATCCAAGTGACATACTTCCCAGCACATATCCGATTCTCTGTCTCATTCATTCTCCCCCAAAGTTATGTTTCGTTATAATTAGATATAATTAACTATAATTCATTATACACAAGAGCGTTAAAATGGGAAGGTGACATAGCTCACATTCTATTTTTAATGACGTTTAGATTGGATGGTTACACGCTCTCTGGTTTATGGTTCCCCTCAATTAATGGTATAGTACAAGAGATATTAATTAAGACGAATCATGCGATACCATAGATGAAGAAAAATGATTTAACCCTAAAATACATCTGTACCTTTCTCTCTTGAAAATGACTTCATCATACATTGCCATCGAAATGGCGAGTGTGCTATGTATACATTTATTTTATATACCTTTGAAGGAGGATCTTCACTAATGACGGAGGAGCAATCCTATACGACCGAAGAAATATCGAAGCTACTCAAAATATCCAAACTAACGGTCTATGACCTGATCAAAAAAGGAGACCTCGTCGCTTACCGCGTAGGTAAACAGATGAGAGTGGATGCCACTGATCTGGAGGCATATAAGCATCGCTCCAAACAGCTCCAATCCGGCGTTAATCGGACTGCTGCCGCGGAATCAGCAGCTCGTTCACAAGGTTCAGGCGACAAGGATACCGATTCAATGAACACAGACTCGGTTCTACATTCGGTATCCGGATCCGGCTCTTCATCTACCGTGACTGCGTATCCTCCTGCAAATGCTCAGCAGAACCACCTGTCTGCCCGTCACCTTGTCATTACGGGTCAGGATGTGAGCCTAGATATTCTCATGCGCCATATGGAGAAACAAACGCAGAATATCCGTCCCCTCCGCTCATTCATGGGCAGCCTAGACGGATTAATCTCGATGTATCGCGGCGAATCGGATCTCGTCAGCACTCATCTGCTTGATGGAGATACAGGGGAGTACA
This genomic interval carries:
- the modB gene encoding molybdate ABC transporter permease subunit — protein: MNVNAIDWSVFWSPVRLSLQVALLSSVIAAVLGIAVAWKMSRASFRGKIFLETFFMLPLVLPPTVVGFLLLVLLGRKSLLGQWIEAIFSAPVIFSWWAAVIAAVVVVFPLVYQTMKSGFSGIDRDLEAAGRSIGANEWQVFWYISLPLAGRALMTAFILGFARALGEFGATLMIAGNIPGKTQTVPTAIYVAVDSGNQTMAWAWTCTIVVISFMMLFLTRQSRSSND
- the modA gene encoding molybdate ABC transporter substrate-binding protein: MRQRIGYVLGSMSLGLALVLSGCGANTGSPDASSGTGAAASTAAPGENSPTENVDPQETVELTISAAASLTDAMKEIETSFEAANPNIKLNFNFGASGALQQQIEQGAPSDIFVSAASKNLNALVEENLIAEADQQNLLQNSLVAVVTADRADEVSSEKDLTSDTIKTIAIGIPESVPAGTYAKEALTNAKLWDQLESKLVQGKDVRQVLQYVETGNADAGFVYKTDALTSDQVKIAFEVDKNSYTPANYPVGIIEGTKHRTEAEQFYTYLQSPEVLDVFAKYGFSIPE
- a CDS encoding helix-turn-helix transcriptional regulator, which gives rise to MTEEQSYTTEEISKLLKISKLTVYDLIKKGDLVAYRVGKQMRVDATDLEAYKHRSKQLQSGVNRTAAAESAARSQGSGDKDTDSMNTDSVLHSVSGSGSSSTVTAYPPANAQQNHLSARHLVITGQDVSLDILMRHMEKQTQNIRPLRSFMGSLDGLISMYRGESDLVSTHLLDGDTGEYNLPYIRKILIGWSYVVVNLLSRPAGLYVPRGNPRGLKDWSDLNQPDLRLANREKGSGARVLLDEQLRLHGISPSQLTGYDIEETSHMGVAAKVSTGEADVGVGIEKAVRLIGQVDFIPLVQERYDLVMLRKQGNEAWVDSVLRILQSSEFRQELQTFEGYDVSRTGEILYEV
- a CDS encoding GNAT family N-acetyltransferase; this translates as MTEHYRLATLEDAESLLAVTLDAYETIRALNIPFPAGHATLEVIQNNVTQHECYLLEEDGQIIATVTLDRGQDARRQAISSYPFIRWFAVSPNHKGKGYGSRLLDWVEQQVILTKLDEPALFLATATRHPWLAPMYERKGYTPFHTQVVQTADASEEIVFMIKILDPERYHAQSVQTG
- a CDS encoding transporter substrate-binding domain-containing protein, with amino-acid sequence MVKKRGIQKFRTALLFITMLAVLAGCSTGTAGNESESASAAGDSKVKKIIVGTGTQFPNVCFIDENGKLTGYDVELIREIDKRLPEYEFEFSTMDFKNLLLSLETKKIDLIAHQMEVNEERQAKFLFNDEAYNIFPNKIVVSQKNEEVKSIDDLKGKKLIVGATSNAAVLAEKWNAANGSPIDIVYSGAGEDTITQIKTGRVDATISTQFAIDYQNKSVDAQLKTVGDPLSNSKVYFILNKDEEELKAKVDEALKSIKEDGTLAKLSTEWLGADYTVEE